One Flavobacterium cerinum genomic window, TGGCAACATCCTTAAGATGAATTTCGAAATCATTGTAATAATCGTTCAAAGAGTGTAACGTAATGATTCCGTTTTCAACATCGTGATTGATGATCCTTTTTACCAGAATACCTTTTTCCTTATGGATAATTACAAAATCCCACTTGTTATAATGCAGTTTGCTCATCCAGAAATCCTGTCTGATATTTCTGCATAATAAAATGTCACCTTCAAGGTAACTTTCGTAGGATCCGTTATCCATACTGTCGCCTTTAACCTCAAAGCACATGTATTCGCCGCGATGTTCTACGTCGTCAGTAAACGGAATAGTAGGTAGGCTTTCTGTAAATTCTTCGTCGGCAAAACCGTTCAGATAACCCGCTTGTGCATATTGATTGACAAGAGGTACGTTCATGATTTTTAAATCGGAAAAAATAACAGGTGATCCGTTTTCATTGGTCGGTTTCTGTTTTTTAGCGAGTAGGCTTTTCATGAAAAAGGCAGTTGTTTCGGGAATTTTTCGTTCGCCTTTTTCCCAATACTGAATCGCTCGAATACCCACACCGATCGATTTTGACAGCTCAGACTGCTTCATGTTCAAGTTTTTTCTGATTTCTTTGAATTCTAAATAGTTCATAATGAGATTTTTGTAAAAATTAAACAAAATAAAACGCAAATTGTACTCTTTTTTGTTTTGTAAACACGAACATAATTCGCATATTTGTCGTGTAGCGTTTAGGACTATTGCAAATATACGAAATATATGCAACATTTAACAGTGTCTTTTTTATTGTGATAATTAGGTGAGACTGTTAGAATACAGTGTTTTATTTTGTTTCGCATAACAATAGTGTAGTTAGGTTGAAATACGAACATAGTGCGGTAATGTTCGTTTTATTGAGTTTTAACAGAACTATTTGCGTAAAAAAAAGCTGCATGAATACAAGATTTATTTTTAATCAATTTCTTAAACAACAAAATTAAAACCAAACCAATGAGACGAAGTAAAGAATTAATTGAAAAGCGAAAAGAATTTGTTACTAACTACGTAACGCACAATCAAAGCAAGCAGATGAAAGTTATTGTCAATGAATTGACAGAAATGTTGTTTTTATCAGAACGAACTATATATAATATCCTTACTGATGATGAAAATGATTACTAGGATCGTAAGTCTCGATAAAGGATGGAATCTCTTCTGGTTCTATCAGGATAACAATGAGCCGGATGCCCAAAATCTGGTTGTGAGCAAAGCCTGAAACTACAGTAAAAGGCTATTTAACGAAACTGTCGGTATAAAAGAATAAATGCAGTAATGCACTTGTCTTAAAACAGTTAAGCATATTTCTAAAAAAGGAACAACGCCTCATAAGTGAATAGAAAACGGGCCTGTAAGCCGGTATTCAAAGAAAAGTAATACAATTACTGTTGTAGAGGTGCCTTAAGAAAACAAAAAAATAAAGTGGAAAATATTACAGGCTTTTTAAGCATTGACTTAAAAGGCAAGGGGGCTTTTTTTTCTTTCGGAAGCTTATCCCTTTTAGATTGAAGCTTACAGGAACTATAAACACTACTAATAAAACTCTAATAATTATGGAAAGAAAAAATAAAAAAATAAAAAAAGGCAAAGGGATATTCAATGAAGCAGAAAAAGACATTGATGACCTTATTGACGATATAGCTTATTTAGATGAAAGTCAAAACATTAAAAAAAGCAAAAGTTTTTTGGATAATATGTACCTGATAAATAAGGAAGAATGAATTTAGAAAACTTCAAAGTCTTATTTATAGGAACAGCAGTCGCATTTTCCGGAGGACTATTGAGAGTATTAATTTCAATTCAAAACAAAGAAAAAAAGCAACCCTGGGAACATATTGTAACCTTATTGATTGTAATAATCGTTGGCTTTACAATGAGTTATGTAATGCATAAGGCAAACGTGAACGACAAGTGGTATTCCACAGGGATGCTTTTTGTTTTGGGTTATGGCTATGATAAGTTTCTGAAAATGATCACCACAAATCTTCCGAACTGGATAGACAAAGCGGTTAAGGCTTACATAGAAAAAACATACGGAGTTAATACAGACAATACACCAAACGAGAAAAATGAGGAGGAGGAAAAATAATTAAAAGGAGTACAAACATGAAAATAATAAGTCACGATTTTCCTGAAAATCAGTATTACAAGGAAGCAACAAAAAAAAAAGGAATTGTGCTGCATCATACCGTCTCTGGAGACTCGGTCTCGGGCGATATCGAATGGTGGAAGTCCACTGCGGAACGTGTTGCAACCCCAATAATCATAGCTAGAGATGGCGGAATACACCAGATATATTCCTCTCAGTATTGGGCACACCATTTAGGAATCAAACAGGAACACTTTCAAAAGTTTAACCTTCCGGCGCTGAATACACAGCGAAACAAAGAATTTATCGGAGTGGAACTGGACAGTTGGGGCGGATTAACGGTCAAAAATGATCGGTTTTATTCCGCATCCGGGCAGGAGATTAAAAAAGAAAATGTAGTGTATTACGAAAAAGGATTCCGCGGCTATAAATATTTTGAAAAATATACAACGGCACAATTGGATTCCTTGTGTGAACTTTTGGAGTATTGGGGTGACAGATATGCCATTCCGTTGGACTATAAAGGTGATGTTATGTTTGAATATAACAAAAGAGCTTTAGGCGGAGAAAGCGGAATATGGGCACATGTTTCATTCCGACCGGATAAATCGGATGTACATCCTCAGAAGGAACTGATAGAAATGCTGAAATCACTGGCATAAGTAATCAAAAAACAACAAAGATGAAAGATAAAATAGTATTCTATGCTTTTGGGGTTTTGATCCTTATTATTCTGGTACTCAACATTCAAATGTATTTTTTAAAAAGGGAACTTAACACTGCTCTTGAAACACAAATTGAAGAATTAGAGCGGTTGAAAGAACAAAACATAAAGCGCCTGGATAGCATAACATTACTGGAAAAAAAGAAAATAGCAGCGATAGATGAAAAAGAAAAATTGCTTTATGACAATATCGCCAGAGCAAAAGAAAACAATATGCGTTATGAACAAATTAAAAAGAACATCCGTAACACTGATGATGCTGACAGCCTGGCACGCCAGCTCACAAACCGTTACGCAGAAAGATAGTGTGGTGATCTCAAAAGAGGTCGCCAGGAAAGCACTGATCGAACTGACAGATTATGATCGGTTAAGAGAAAATAAGGTGGAAGCGAACCTGGAAAAATGTATTGAAATTCAAAAAGAAAAAGATACATTAATCGGTTATATGTCGCAACAAAATAAACTCTTTGCAGAAACATTGCGGTTAACTGAAAAACAGTTGGAAGTGAAAGACCAACAGTTAAAAACAGCAAAAAGTAAAAACGGAAGAAGTTTTATTTATGGACTGGTTGGCTTTGCCGCCGGCGTTATATTGGGAGGATTGCTACTTCACTAATTCTCCGAAAAATTAAGCATTGCAACTACAGAATACAACAGCCGTAAAGTTTTAAAATACAATAAAAAAGCTTCAAATTTGCAGTGTTAATTAAGGAATAATACAGCTGGAAAACAGAAGAATAAGACTTACTGCAACTACAGAATCCAATACAAAAATCCACTTGAAATTTAAATAAAATAACGGAATTTCGTAACGGTAAAACAAACGAATACAGCGCTCCAAATTCAAGTAACAAAAGCAAATCCTGCTTATAAAAGCAACAAAAAATTACTGGAAATATCTTTTCAATATAGGAGTGTATAGAGACAGTCAGATATTGAAAAGACATTACAAAAAAAATATGAAAAATATAAGAACAAGACAGGAACTCAAAACGTATTTTGAAAGAGGAGACCGGCCAACGGAACAAGAATTCTCAGAACTGATTGACGGATATGTGCATTTAAATGAACTCAATTTTGGATTTTCAGTTAGGCCAACATCGGAAACCTATAATGAGTATTATGATTTCTATATATCTGAGAAACTGCCGAATGTCGGTATGGGACACATAATAAACAAGGGATTTGAAGGAAAAGATCCGGAGTATTTTGATGGCTATAAGCATGTTTTAGGCAGACCGGTAGCCTTTAAGAAATTAAAGATAACCCTGGATGAAGATTTTGATATGAAGGAATACCAACCGACAATTATCATAGAACGCTACAAACAGAAAAAAAAGCGACGTAATCGCAAATTCAAACCGTTAGGCTATTATAAGGAAAAAAAGGAAGATGCTGTTATATGGAAACGACAGTCAGAATACGTTCTGAAAGACCGGGAAATGGTACTGGATCTTGAACCGATCCATTACTTCAGACCTAGCCGTGAAGGTTACAAAGAATTTTCGCCGTCAGGAAGCATTTTTAAACCGGGATCGTTTAAATATTCAAAACACGGAAAACCTTTTGCGAAGATTCGAATACGAATGCAAATATTGATCAATGGTATTCCGTACCAATCAAATCCTTTAGGATTAAAAATTGTTTTAGGGTCATCCGGAATAACAGATGCGATAAACTTCTTTTATGATTAAAAAATACTGATAAACCTTGTCCAGGTAGGACGATCCCTGGTGGCATACCCCCGGAGGTAACGGATTCAGTCTTCGCTCAGGCGGATACTGATTCGGAACTCCGCGGGAATATCCTAGGAGAATGACTCTGGAGAAATCCGTGAGACAATCTATTTGTGAACGACCTTCTGCAAGGTTTATTTTAAGACATAATAAACAACCCAAAACCGAATTTAATTGACATAAACCTTGTCCAGTGGGACGATCCCTGGTGGCATACCCTCGGGTGATGATGAAGCTTTCTGCCGATTCTGATCTTCGTGGGAATATCCTTAGCGAATGACTCTGGGGAAACCCGTGAGACGATCTATTTGAGAATGACCCACTGCAAGGTTTATTTTTTAACAGAAACAAAAAACGATTATAACGAACATAAATCTTATCCAGAGGGACGATCCCTGGTGGCATACCCTCGGGTGATGGTGAAGCTTTCTGCCGATTCTGATCTTCGTGGGAATATCCTTAGCGAATGACTCTGGGGAAACCCGTGAGACGATCTATTTGAGAATGACCCTCTGTAAGATTTATTTTTTTATCAATACGAATAGGCAACGATTACTGATCGTAATTTTTGCGTTATAAGTATAACGCCGGTTAACGGATTGTTGATGAGTGAATTATTTCCTCTTTAACAGCCTCTTTCGCCCGGGAAAAGAGCTGTTTCTATACGACCTCACAACAACAAACAGAAGCTTGCTGCTTTTTGTGCATCCGGAGTACACTATCCGATTTAGAATTACGCCCCTAAGTCTTATCTGACTTCATTGATTATACGATCAAAAAGCAATACAGCAAATCGGAATAAGACACCGCTACCATCAACTGAAAGTGTTTTCGGAGTATAAATCACTACAGTACACAATTTTATCAAATACAAAATACCAATATGATAACACCATTTAATGACATACTACGATGGTTTTTACAAGGTAAAAAACCGACTCAGTCTAATTTTGAAGAAACATTCCGGTCGTTTTGGCATAAGGAAGAAATTATTCCGTCAAATAAGATTGAAGGATTAGACCAGACATTAAACCAAAAAGTAGACAAAACACAGTTTACAGCACACCTTGCAGACGCACAGGCGCATACTGTTTTGTTTGCATCCAGAGAAAATATCGGAAACAAACAAAACAGTCTGACACCCGACAATACAGGAACAAAGTTTCCTACTGTTGATGCTGTTAACGGAGCGCTTGGAACTATTAACAATGCTATTGATGTAATTAACGGGCAAATCGTATAACAGATGGGAACAATAGCAGATAAATTAACTTATTTAGGACAAACAAAATCGGAAATACGCGATGCAATCATTTCAAAAGGAGGGACGGTCACAGCCGAAACACCCTTTCGGGAATATGCCGAAAGAATCCGTGAAATTAAATCGGAAACCACAGTAAATCCGGACGAATGGAAACGACCGGCAGATTGGTTATCCATTGAAGGGAGAGTAAAGGTCGGTGATCAGAAATTTGTAGGACTCTATGCTATTTTTGAAGATAGTAATTTTGCCGCACTTTCCGCAACCG contains:
- a CDS encoding N-acetylmuramoyl-L-alanine amidase is translated as MKIISHDFPENQYYKEATKKKGIVLHHTVSGDSVSGDIEWWKSTAERVATPIIIARDGGIHQIYSSQYWAHHLGIKQEHFQKFNLPALNTQRNKEFIGVELDSWGGLTVKNDRFYSASGQEIKKENVVYYEKGFRGYKYFEKYTTAQLDSLCELLEYWGDRYAIPLDYKGDVMFEYNKRALGGESGIWAHVSFRPDKSDVHPQKELIEMLKSLA
- a CDS encoding LexA family transcriptional regulator, translating into MNYLEFKEIRKNLNMKQSELSKSIGVGIRAIQYWEKGERKIPETTAFFMKSLLAKKQKPTNENGSPVIFSDLKIMNVPLVNQYAQAGYLNGFADEEFTESLPTIPFTDDVEHRGEYMCFEVKGDSMDNGSYESYLEGDILLCRNIRQDFWMSKLHYNKWDFVIIHKEKGILVKRIINHDVENGIITLHSLNDYYNDFEIHLKDVAKLFNIISTRRKNNRR